Sequence from the Rhodococcus pseudokoreensis genome:
GTGGGGACGCATTTTTGACCACCACACGCGAGGTCCGCGTCCATGCCTGCACCCGATGTCCGTGAGGTTGGTGCTCACCCGCTGATGCTGTGCAACATAGCGGGCGTCAGCGTGCGAGCCTCGAAACTTGTCACGTGATATCATCTGATATCTAGAGGAGGTTGTTATGTCTGACGTTTTGATCCGCAACTTTCCCGCGGAGGACCTGGCGCTGCTCGACGAGCACGCTGCCCGCCTCGGGATCTCGCGAACCGAGTACCTGCGCCGTCAGCTGCAGCAGGAGGCACGTCGAACCATCACCACGGTGTCGGCCGCCGACCTAGTGCGGTTCTCCCAAGACTTCCCCGACCTGGCCGACGACGAAGTCATGCGCGGCGCCTGGTCATGAGTGACCCGACGTGGCTGATCGACAAGTCCGCGATGGTGCGCCTCGGCGCCAGCCCGGACGCCGAGCAGTGGGCCAATCGAATCCAGCGCGGTCTGGTCCACATCTGCACCGTGACGCTGCTCGAAGTCGGCTACTCGGCCCGTACCGCTCACGACCTGACGCGGGTACGACGCACCCCACCGCTTTCGGCCATGCCCCTGGAGTATTCGACACCCGCGATCGAAGACCGCGCCCTTGATGTGCAACGGCAACTGGCCGAACGTGGACAACATCGTGCACCGTCGATCCCGGATCTGCTGATCGCGGCGACCGCGGAGATCAGCAACCGAGTCGTTCTGCATCTCGACAAAGACTTCGATCTGATCGCAGCGATAACCGGCCAACCAGTCGAACGACTGGTGACCTAGCGTCGGAACCCGCGACCGGCCCGGTCTCACCACGAGGGG
This genomic interval carries:
- a CDS encoding ribbon-helix-helix protein, CopG family, coding for MSDVLIRNFPAEDLALLDEHAARLGISRTEYLRRQLQQEARRTITTVSAADLVRFSQDFPDLADDEVMRGAWS
- a CDS encoding PIN domain nuclease, which produces MSDPTWLIDKSAMVRLGASPDAEQWANRIQRGLVHICTVTLLEVGYSARTAHDLTRVRRTPPLSAMPLEYSTPAIEDRALDVQRQLAERGQHRAPSIPDLLIAATAEISNRVVLHLDKDFDLIAAITGQPVERLVT